A stretch of DNA from Anopheles ziemanni chromosome 3, idAnoZiCoDA_A2_x.2, whole genome shotgun sequence:
AATCACACCACGAACGTGGTAATCGATGTGCTGCCGGCAAACATGTGGGAACCACGCTTCCGGAAACCTTTCTACTCCTTCGTAATCGAGAGTCCACAGCACGCACAGCAACAACTGCCCCAGCTAGTAGGTCGGATCGAGGCGGCCGACGGTGATCGTACCGATGAGCTGTCGTTCGTGCTGAAGGGTAACTACAGCAATCTCTTTCGGGTGGATCCGTACGGAAATCTGTGGTTGGTTTCAAACCGAACTGACCTTCCGCTAGCGATGCGCTTGCTGGCCACTGTCACCGACTCCGGTACGCCTCAGAAATCTGCGACCGTTCCGGTGGTCGTGAAGTTGCGCCCGGAAACCGCTTCCCTTACGTCGAACCTTCTGATAGTGAACATTGTCGTTGCCTGTCTACTAGGAGTGTTGCTGGTCGGAGGATTGGTACGCTGTGTGTACCGCCGCCGGAAGCGAAAGGTGTCGTCGGCCGAGCAAATCGTGGGCCATGCGTCGGGTGTTCCGCCCCTGAAGAACCAAGCCAGCTCGAATCGATTCCTGTTGCAACGAGCAGAGCAACGGATGCTGGAACGACCGACCCTCAGTAGCGGTGGCCGGCTAACGGATTGCGCCGCATCTTCTACGCTGGGTAGCGACAATCAGGACTTTATGGACAACGAACGGGGTATGGGCTTATTTGTTTGTGGCTAAGGCATTTACGGTACTTAAACGCTCTCATTCTTCCATAGAAACCGCGAGACGCACACATACCCAAAACACCCGTGCATTGGAACAGGAGGAACTCGCGGGACAGAACCTCAATCACTTGCTTCTGCATTGGCAAGAAAAGTATGAAGAAAAGGTAAAATTTGTCCGTGTGTGTGCAATGCAAAGGAAATATATTAAATAGTAAATAAGTATCACTTCTTTCGTTACAGAACAATTGCACTGAAGATATGTCAGTGGACGATAAGTTGATCGTATACTTTTAAGCAAACCCAACCCAGCGGCATACTACAAACTGACACTCTCAATCAGACTGACAGAAATGGACTTCTAAAGATTGCAGCACTTTTTGATCACCACCGATTTACACAAACACGTTTGTCGGTGTAACTACTTTTGATAGGATCTCTTACCTCTTGCCAACAGTGTCGAACCGAAGCTgagttgatttctttttttgattATTAATGGGCTTTTtgctcttttattttttaaacatcaacCTTTTTGTAGTGTGTCGGACAATAAAGTGTACAATTTGCGTAGTTGGTAGCTTTCTACCATGCATGGTCAACAGAAAGTATTTGTTTGTCATGAAAACGTTCGATATCACCTTTTATtgtaaaagatttaaaaataattctatTGTTTTCCCTGACCACGCGCTCGGTACAGTTTCTTTCGACAGATAGCAAACTATTTGCGCTGTTAATTCGTCCCCGCTAGGATACCACCTTCCTTGGCGTCAGCTTGACCCACAGACCGCCTTTCGCCCGAAGAGTCATGCGGAAGATGGGTAGCACCTCCTCTTTGCCCGGTGCCGGCGAAAGGTGGAAATTTTGCAGCACTCGTGACACGATTGTCTTCATTTCTATGTACGCAAACTTGTACCCTATGCAGTTGCGCGGACCGGCACTGAACGGAAGGAACGCGTACGGGTTCTGATGGGGCGCTCCGTCTCCGAATCGCTCGGGATTGAACCGCTCCGGATCAGGATACACGTGTTCGACCCGGTGGGTGGCGTAGGGTAGGATCAGTACTTCGCTACCGGCCGGGAGTTGATACTTGCCCACCCGTACATCCTCGCCAATCTTGCGCGCCATCAGCGGGACGCTCGGGTACAGGCGGAGGCTTTCCTTGATGCACGCCTCTAGATGGCGCAGCTCGCGGATGTTCTCGGccgtgggcagcatgctcgggTCGGAACCGATGTGCTGACGAATCTCCTCGTAGCACTTTGCCTGGTGGTCCTGATGACGTGCGAGCAGGAACAGTGTGAACGCCAACGCCGCACCGACCGAATCTTGCCCCTGAAAACAGGCGCCATCGGACCACATTAGCGGCTGTGCttttcaaacgtttttttgcCACACTTACCGCCAGCATGAATGTGCACGCTTCGTCGATGATGTCGTCCTCGGTGAAGTCCGGGTTTTCATTGGATATCTCAATCATAAAGTCCATCAGGCAGCGCCTATCGGTGGGTTTCTGCGTCTTCAGTGCTTCCCGTCGGCGATCGATCATCTGTAAGTTTCCGAGTTAGGTGGTATTTAGGTGGTTAAGATAAATTTTGAATGTCTTCCGTACCTTTCTAGAGAACTCCTCCAACTGTTTCTTCTGGTCAAGTTCGACGGTTGCCGCGTCGGTCAGTTTGTAGATGAAATTAAACAGCAACCACGGGTGAGTAAGCCGGTACGGTGCCACTACTTTTCCTCTagaggtttaaaaaaaaaaacaaaacgataaaattttctcaaaacTTTCTCAACATTTCGTTAATCCTAATCTTTAAGCAAGATTTACACAGTTAAACCTGTTTGTGTGATAGATGAAACAAAATTCTGCAATAACATTGTCCAAGGGCCCCAAGTACAGCCTCAACTCACAGgtgtttttaacattttttggtTCCTCTAAGTTTGTACCTCTATTAGAGTACTTACTGTCGGAACGGTGACGTTTCCATCTCCTTCTTATCAGTCGATTTTACGGGGACTCCTAGCACGGCCTCTGTGGAGAGAGAAGAATACAAAAACGATCCATTTATACGATTAACAGCATCGATCAAAGTAATAAAGTGTAAATACGATTACCATTGAGGATGTCCAGTAC
This window harbors:
- the LOC131286934 gene encoding probable cytochrome P450 4aa1; its protein translation is MTFLQALEKSSTVELYTYIILLLTSVLLYIFSDYFKKCILALRLPGPKAYPIIGSCLEITKTGLVSQEMANAYKKYGPLARFWLSAYPMFVVFDPDDLKVILSSKKHTDKSVFYKLLHNFLGRGLITSSGHKWSSHRKLIQPSFSIAILEKFTETFSDSASALIDKLPKEETVLNVTEYVNNCVLDILNEAVLGVPVKSTDKKEMETSPFRQGKVVAPYRLTHPWLLFNFIYKLTDAATVELDQKKQLEEFSRKMIDRRREALKTQKPTDRRCLMDFMIEISNENPDFTEDDIIDEACTFMLAGQDSVGAALAFTLFLLARHQDHQAKCYEEIRQHIGSDPSMLPTAENIRELRHLEACIKESLRLYPSVPLMARKIGEDVRVGKYQLPAGSEVLILPYATHRVEHVYPDPERFNPERFGDGAPHQNPYAFLPFSAGPRNCIGYKFAYIEMKTIVSRVLQNFHLSPAPGKEEVLPIFRMTLRAKGGLWVKLTPRKVVS